One part of the Rutidosis leptorrhynchoides isolate AG116_Rl617_1_P2 chromosome 1, CSIRO_AGI_Rlap_v1, whole genome shotgun sequence genome encodes these proteins:
- the LOC139885459 gene encoding probable xyloglucan endotransglucosylase/hydrolase protein 23: MAFSSNSTLPFFVLGIIFLGTTSANFYNEFDITWGDGRGKVLNADQLTLSLDKASGSGFESRNEYLFGQIDMQLKLVPGNSAGTVTAYYLSSKGSNWDEIDFEFLGNLSGDPYILHTNVFSQGKGNREQQFYLWFDPTADFHTYSILWNPQRIIFSVDGTPIREFKNAESIGVPFPKNQPMRIHSSLWNADDWATRGGLVKTDWSKAPFTASYRNFKADACVVSSGKSSCAGSASSGGNQAWLSEELDNTKQERLRWVQKNYMIYNYCSDSKRFPQGFPPECKMA; the protein is encoded by the exons ATGGCCTTTTCTTCTAACTCTACACTTCCATTTTTCGTACTTGGAATTATATTTCTGGGTACAACTTCAGCCAATTTCTATAATGAGTTTGATATCACTTGGGGCGACGGGCGTGGTAAAGTTCTCAATGCCGACCAATTAACGCTCTCCCTTGATAAAGCGTCTGGTTCAGGGTTCGAATCAAGAAACGAGTATTTGTTTGGCCAAATTGATATGCAACTTAAACTTGTTCCCGGCAACTCTGCTGGCACGGTCACTGCATACTAT TTGTCTTCAAAGGGATCAAACTGGGACGAAATAGACTTTGAGTTCTTGGGTAACTTGAGTGGTGATCCGTACATATTACATACAAATGTGTTTAGTCAAGGCAAAGGCAACAGAGAACAACAATTCTACTTGTGGTTCGATCCAACTGCCGATTTTCATACTTACTCCATCCTTTGGAACCCTCAACGTATCAT ATTTTCGGTTGATGGAACGCCGATTAGAGAATTCAAGAACGCTGAATCGATTGGTGTACCGTTTCCAAAGAACCAACCGATGAGGATACATTCGAGTTTATGGAACGCTGATGATTGGGCAACAAGAGGTGGTCTTGTGAAGACTGATTGGAGTAAAGCTCCTTTCACTGCTTCTTACAGAAACTTTAAGGCTGATGCTTGTGTTGTGTCTTCTGGTAAATCGTCTTGCGCTGGCTCTGCGTCTTCGGGTGGTAATCAGGCGTGGTTATCGGAAGAGTTGGATAACACAAAGCAAGAGAGGTTAAGATGGGTTCAAAAGAATTATATGATATACAACTACTGCTCTGATTCTAAGAGGTTTCCTCAAGGGTTTCCACCAGAGTGCAAAATGGCATGA